The Sphaeramia orbicularis chromosome 16, fSphaOr1.1, whole genome shotgun sequence genome window below encodes:
- the has1 gene encoding LOW QUALITY PROTEIN: hyaluronan synthase 1 (The sequence of the model RefSeq protein was modified relative to this genomic sequence to represent the inferred CDS: inserted 1 base in 1 codon), translating into MKLKLLLKRLGSIIRAILTFLFALLVLCVMMWAYVHGFQLVTSSYGIISFGFYGLLLGLHLLVQSFFAFAEHRRMKQRTEPCSFTKTIGFTIAAYQEDPEYLKECLNSIKSLKYPPELLRIVMVVDGNTNDDRYMMEMFREVFADQDPGCFVWKYNYHTWDPKNALEDGDITAAMSPRGYTEDPQRKMVEDLIRSKRCVCIMQKWGGKREVMYTAFKALGSTVDYIQVCDSDTKLDPLATEELCKVLESDPKYGAVGGDVMILNREDSFISFMSSLRYWMAFNVERACQSFFNCVSCISGPLGLYRNDILQNFLESWYNQKFLGTHCTFGDDRHLTNRMLSMGYATKYTARSKCYTETPAQFLRWLNQQTRWTKSYFREWLYNAMWWHKHHLWMTYESIISGIFPFFVTVTMIRLFWTGTLWDILWILCCIQIIGLVKAFYACFLRGDFVMVFMSLYSALYMTSMLPAKYFAILTINKSSWGTSGRRKIVGNYIPLLPLSVWASVLFGGVGYTIYRESFMDWSSPAKKXGDNISDLWLCSLYMLLVIHDVAVLGLVP; encoded by the exons ATGAAGCTAAAACTTTTACTGAAGAGGTTGGGCTCAATAATCCGGGCCATCCTCACTTTCCTCTTTGCTCTGCTGGTCCTGTGTGTGATGATGTGGGCCTACGTTCATGGTTTTCAGCTGGTGACATCCTCGTATGGAATCATCTCCTTCGGCTTTTACGGATTACTCCTCGGACTCCACTTGCTGGTCCAGAGTTTCTTTGCCTTTGCTGAACATCGGCGAATGAAACAGCGCACAGAGCCTTGTTCTTTCACCAAAACCATCGGCTTCACAATAGCTGCCTACCAGGAGGACCCTGAATATCTCAAAGAGTGTCTCAACTCCATCAAAAGCCTCAAATATCCTCCTGAGCTACTGCGCATTGTCATGGTAGTAGATGGGAACACCAACGATGATCGATACATGATGGAGATGTTCAGGGAGGTTTTTGCAGACCAAGACCCTGGCTGTTTTGTGTGGAAGTATAACTACCATACATGGGATCCCAAAAATGCTCTGGAGGATGGGGACATTACAGCAGCAATGAGTCCAAGAGGATACACCGAAGATCCACAACGAAAAATGGTAGAGGACCTGATTCGGAGCAAGAGGTGTGTGTGCATCATGCAGAAATGGGGCGGCAAGAGGGAAGTGATGTACACAGCGTTTAAAGCCCTGGGGTCGACAGTTGACTATATACag GTGTGTGACTCAGACACAAAGCTGGACCCTCTGGCCACAGAAGAGCTGTGTAAAGTGTTGGAGAGTGACCCTAAATACGGTGCTGTGGGAGGAGATGTCATGATTCTCAATAGAGAGGACTCTTTCATCAGTTTCATGAGCAGTTTGCGCTACTGGATGGCTTTCAACGTTGAAAGGGCCTGTCAGTCCTTCTTCAACTGTGTGTCCTGCATCAGCGGCCCTCTGG GTCTGTACAGGAACGACATCCTTCAGAATTTTCTGGAGTCTTGGTACAATCAGAAGTTTTTGGGAACTCACTGCACCTTTGGCGATGACAGACACCTCACCAATCGGATGCTGAGCATGGGCTATGCCACAAA ATACACAGCCCGTTCCAAATGCTACACAGAGACTCCAGCTCAGTTTTTGCGCTGGCTCAACCAGCAGACTCGATGGACTAAGTCTTACTTCCGAGAGTGGCTCTACAATGCGATGTGGTGGCACAAGCACCACCTGTGGATGACGTATGAGTCCATCATCTCAGGTATATTTCCTTTCTTTGTGACTGTTACCATGATCAGGTTGTTTTGGACCGGCACGCTGTGGGACATCCTCTGGATCCTGTGTTGTATCCAGATAATCGGGCTGGTGAAAGCTTTCTACGCCTGTTTTCTGCGTGGAGACTTTGTGATGGTGTTTATGTCCCTCTACTCTGCTCTATACATGACCAGCATGCTACCAGCTAAATACTTCGCCATTCTCACCATAAACAAAAGTAGCTGGGGCACATCAGGCAGGCGCAAAATTGTGGGAAATTACATACCCCTGCTTCCCCTGTCAGTGTGGGCATCCGTTTTATTTGGTGGAGTTGGTTACACAATCTACAGGGAGAGTTTCATGGACTGGTCTAGTCCAGCCAAGA CTGGAGACAACATTTCTGATCTCTGGCTGTGCAGCCTATATATGCTACTGGTTATTCATGATGTTGCTGTACTGGGTTTGGTTCCGTAG